In uncultured Cohaesibacter sp., a genomic segment contains:
- a CDS encoding alpha-glucosidase/alpha-galactosidase yields MKNVKIAYIGGGSQQWALHLMADLALSKSLSGSLVLYDINNAAAEKNKEVSKHIFSRPEATGKFVVEAEPDLDRALSGADFVVISIEPGPTENRYIDLKIPEKYGIYQSVGDTTGPGGIARAIRSIPVMAEFANRIMAVCPDAWVINYTNPMAWCTAALTATQPKIKAVGCCHEVFHTQEMLGRWVSETYNVPLPARHDIKLDISGVNHFTFATGAQWNGKDIFEEFKAAIKAEDVATLKANAAKRHEEELWFDSDFQIAKDLFKRFGVLGAAGDRHLAEFVPWYLGSGEELNSWGVVLTPYEWRIKRQAAQDEARQKFLDSELKPSGEEGVLMIEALSGATDTPCRTQVNMPNIGQNASAPKGCVVESYGLVSENKIETIACGILPPAVQALEDRVLAVQQLVLEGVLENDKSKIFSGFMIDPLISIAPRACEEMFEEMWAALEQRKA; encoded by the coding sequence ATGAAAAACGTAAAAATTGCTTATATCGGAGGCGGCAGCCAACAATGGGCTCTGCACCTCATGGCCGATCTTGCCCTTTCCAAATCTCTCAGTGGCAGTCTGGTTCTTTACGATATCAACAATGCTGCTGCTGAAAAGAACAAGGAAGTCAGCAAGCATATCTTCTCGCGCCCGGAAGCGACCGGCAAGTTCGTGGTGGAAGCCGAGCCGGACCTTGACCGCGCTCTCAGCGGTGCCGACTTCGTTGTCATCTCCATCGAGCCGGGCCCGACGGAAAACCGTTATATCGATCTCAAGATTCCCGAAAAATACGGCATCTACCAGAGCGTTGGCGACACCACAGGCCCCGGAGGCATTGCGCGGGCCATTCGCTCCATCCCCGTGATGGCGGAATTTGCCAATCGCATCATGGCCGTCTGTCCCGATGCATGGGTGATCAACTATACCAACCCGATGGCATGGTGCACCGCCGCGCTCACAGCGACCCAGCCCAAGATCAAGGCTGTAGGCTGCTGCCACGAAGTGTTCCACACGCAGGAAATGCTGGGACGCTGGGTCAGCGAAACCTATAATGTACCGCTGCCTGCCAGACATGACATCAAGCTCGACATTTCCGGCGTCAATCACTTCACCTTTGCCACCGGAGCCCAGTGGAATGGCAAGGATATCTTCGAGGAATTCAAGGCCGCCATCAAGGCTGAGGATGTCGCCACGCTGAAAGCCAATGCAGCCAAACGCCACGAGGAAGAACTCTGGTTCGATTCCGATTTCCAGATCGCCAAGGATCTGTTCAAGCGCTTTGGCGTGCTCGGCGCTGCCGGCGACCGTCATCTGGCGGAATTCGTGCCATGGTATCTTGGCAGCGGAGAAGAGCTCAATAGCTGGGGAGTTGTGCTGACGCCTTACGAATGGCGCATTAAGCGGCAGGCCGCGCAGGATGAAGCGCGTCAGAAATTCCTTGATTCCGAACTCAAGCCTTCCGGTGAAGAAGGCGTGCTGATGATCGAGGCCCTGAGCGGGGCGACCGATACCCCATGCCGGACACAGGTCAATATGCCCAATATTGGCCAGAATGCCTCTGCGCCAAAGGGCTGTGTTGTGGAAAGCTACGGCCTTGTCAGCGAGAACAAGATTGAAACGATCGCCTGCGGCATCCTCCCTCCCGCCGTTCAGGCCCTTGAAGATCGTGTGCTTGCCGTTCAACAGCTCGTCCTTGAGGGCGTTCTGGAGAATGACAAGTCCAAGATCTTCAGCGGTTTCATGATCGATCCTCTCATTTCCATCGCGCCGCGCGCATGTGAGGAAATGTTCGAGGAAATGTGGGCGGCGCTTGAGCAGCGCAAGGCCTGA